aagataaCTTTTGACCACAAAATAAGGCCAGTCTCATCAGATTTGGTCTAATTATCTATATAAGTGCAGTAACTTAAATTTGTGTTACTGGAAATTCGTGAGGCATCTCAGATTGGCCTTTAAAGGCCAACGAATTTGCTCTCCTCCTGAGAAGCTACAGGGaggtactgtacagcatggtgacataGTTGATAaactatattgtatatttgaaagtcacaaagagaatagattttttttcttttagggccacacccatggcatatggaagtttccaggctaggggttgaaatcggagctacagctgctggcctacaccccagagaatagatttttctttggcctcacccatgacatgcagaagttctggggccgggGATGAAGCACACACCACAGctttaaccagagccacagcagtgatgacgccagatccttagcctgctgagccacgagggaactcccaagagagtagatttaaaaagttctctttgtggagttccctgaaGGCCTAGTGGTCAGGATTCAAGGTGCTTTCATCACTATGGCCCGgagttcaatcccttgtctgggaactaagatcccacatcaagctgatgcacatgcagccaaaaaaacagttcctatcacaataaaaaaaatcttgaactATGTGTCATAATACTGGACGTTTGACTTCTTGTGGTGATCGTTTTGCAATGgtacaaatatcaaataattatgttgtacacctgaagctaatataatgttatatgtcagttgtatctcaatgaaggaaataataataaactctTGGTCATGTGTCAAAAGTAAACACAGAAACACCAAACTCACTTGTCCAGAGATTAAAGGACCCTTCTTCCAACTGGGCACAAGATTCCAAATTGATTTGAGCTTAAGATGGgcaaaaaatactagcaaaatatattttctgttgtcTCTGATCAGAAGTACATCTCTGTAAACCATTAATCCAGGAAAGAAATTACCAAATTGTGAGACAATAAAACCAAATTCTCAGTCATTGATGCCATCAATGATTATTGGCTATGgaagaaccaaaacaaaaagcaaaagcaaaattagTAGAGAGGAAAATCAaaccagaaaaacagaatgtCTTCAAAGCTCTATTGCCCTTTAGATTCACCTCTGGGGGCCAAAAAAAACATACTTGGTAACTGCACTCACGATGCCATTTACCTCTGGGGGCAAATCTGTTGGACATCTTGACAAAGACTTCCTAAACTGTTAAAAGATCATTTTCAGAGAAGAGTGAAATGATGATGgtcatatgtaaataaaaataaactcaagttaAAGTTTTAATTCACTAACAAGAAGCTGGTGCGGTTCCAGAGAGACTCAAAGAAAGAAGATCTGTAGATCAGGAACATTGAAGGGAATGTGCAAATGGAGGCAAGACTGACTGGCCTCTTCCACAGTGGGAGAGGCAGTCAGTCAAAACTCCCCTGGTCAGAATTCACATTTGCATAGACAAGAATGACACTGCATTGCCACCAGTCATCCACAGAGTTAGCAAATAACTCCCAGAGAATCAGAATCAGGAAATGTGGAAGGGTGTGCTATAGATGAGGCATCGTTTTCTGCTAGAACCCAAAACTTCCTCAGAGTCGCTCTTATTCAAATTAGGAGAACCATTTAGGTGCACTTTGAACCAATCCCTATGGTCCATTAGCAACTTAAACCAGCCTGTAGAGTTCCaaccacttttcttttcttcccaagtCACTCAAACAGCAGGGTACTGCAGGGGTGGAGAGCGCCAGTTTTAGTCTGAACTGGATTTAAAcaccagcccccatcctgcaGTAGCTGTGAGATGCTAGTCAATATTTAACTTTGCAGTTTTCCCACCTGTGAAACTGGAAGAAGATACCAACCATATAGAGTATGTGTGAGAAACTAAAATAATGTGCGTAGAGCACTAAGCACCATGCTTAGAAGACATAAAAGTATTTAACAAAGTCGTAGCCAGCAACTCTATGGCACTTGGTAATTAAaatgccaaattatttttttacagatgGGCAGTTCTTGTGGTCATCCCCAGAGAGGCATAACCACAACGATCCTTTACATTTGATGGCAAATAGGACACTTTCACACTATCTTATTTTAGCCTGTGTTCAAGTGAAGATTATAGATTGTAGTCAGCAAACATAAATATGTGCCTGTGTTTTTCACAAGAAGTGTCCATGAGAGAATCTGCATTCCCTCAAAACTAATTGTCCATAGATATTAACTCTAATTACACATCAAATTGTTTACTAAGTCATGTCCACCGGCAGCCATTTAGCGTATCAAGGCTGTGCTTATGGTAGTTGCAgtgatgaacccagctagtatccatgaggatgcttgttcgatccctggccttgctcagtgggttgagtatcctgtgttgctgtgagctatggtgtaggttgcagatgtggctcgggtcccccCGTTActaggctgtggtataggctgccagtttgcagctctgattcgacccctagcctgggaacttccatatgcagcaggtgtggccctgaaaagcaaaacaaaacaaaaaagaaaacaaaaagattgtGCTTGTGGGGCCCGGCAAAGTGATTAATTCTGCACAGTTGTccttgaattttctaatttttaaaaaactgtacttATAAATAGATCTAAGTAAAACAGATAACCCATAGAAAATAGCCATTAATATTGATACATGAAAAACCTGATTCAGCTCAAATGCTAACTCTGTAGCTGATAATGGTCAGATCTTAAGGGTATAAGTTGTTGgggtttccttgtggtgcagtgggctaaggaactgGCCTTGTCACTACAGCATCTTGGGTAGCTGGTACTTGGTATGCATTTGATCCTTgtcctgggaacttgtgcatgctgggggcgcagccaaagaaaaaaggatatatgttGTTACAGGCAATATAGTGCAGTGGCCCAGAGCATGGGCTTTGAGGTCAGCCTGCCTGGGTTGCAATTCTTCCTCCATCCATGATTAACTGTGCAACCTCAAATAAGTAATTAACGTAATCAGCTCAGTTTCCTCTTCAGTAAAAAGTAGATAATGagagagttctcatcgtggctcagccagttaagaaccagctatagtattcacgaggatgagggttcaatccctggcctcactcagtgggttagggatctggcattgctgtgagctgtggcgtaggttgcagacgcggctcagatcccctgtagtgtaggccagcagctgcagttctgatttgacccctagcctgggaacctccatatgccgcaggtatggccctcaaaaagggggagaaagaagAATTGAGCTAGCATTTCAGTTTACTACCAGACTATTACATGACGTAACAGAACAATACTAAATGCCGCAATAGTCTTAAAATATCTGGAGCAGTGCCTGATacacagtaagcactcagtaaatgttgattACTTTTATTGGGCTGATGGCACAGTTAAGACGAGAGAGGTGACCACTTTTGTAGTTGATATTTGAGGCTGTCCTGAATATCCTGTATCTTTACTTTGTTATAGTCGGATGAATCCTTGTCTATTTTTAAGGAAGCTTCCACCGACCCTATCAGAGTGCTCAGCTGGCTCCGCAGAGACCTGGAAAAAAGCACAGCAGGGTTTCAGGACGTTAGGTTCAAGCCCGGAGAATCATCGTTTGGCGGGGAAATGGTCAACTGGACAGACCCCCATAAAGGTTTCTGTGTGGACTATTACAACACCACCGCCAAGGGCAATCCAGGGAGATTGCATTTTGAGATGACTCACAGAGAGAACCCTTCCCAGGGGCCCAGTGCCCAAGTGGGTAACGGGAGCTCAGTGGACGAAGTGTCCTTCTACGCCAACCGCCTCACCAACCTCGTCATAGCCATGGCCCGCAAGGAGATCAATGAGAGGATTGACGGCTTCGAGAAGAAGTGTGTCCACCAGTCAGTGTACCTGGGGGAGGAACCCGCACCCAACAAAAGCCTGAGCAAGGTGGCCTCAGAGCTGGTCAACGAGACCGTCTCTACATGTTCCAATAATGCCACTTCGGATAAGACTCCCGGCTCCGGGGACAGAGCCTCAGGATCCTCACAGAACGCCCCAAATTTGAAGTACAAAAGCACTTTGAAGATCAAGGAGAGCACCAAGGGAAGCAGGGGCCCAGACGACAGACCCGCTTCTAAGAAGTCTTTCTTCTATAAGGAAGTGTTCGAATCTCGTAATGCAGGCGACGCCACGGAGGGTGGAAGGTCCTTACCTGCGGAGAGAAAGATGTTCAGGGGGCAGGAGAGGCCCGATGACTTCACCACCTGTGTCAGCCAAGGCATCATGACCTACGCCAACAGCGTGGTGTCTGATATGATGGTCTCCATCATGAAGACGCTGAAGATCCAGGTGAAGGACACGACCATTGCCACCATCCTGCTAAAGAAGGTCCTGATCAGGCACGCCAAAGAGGTGGTCTCGGACCTCATCGACTCCTTCATGAAGAACCTCCACAATGTCACGGGGACCCTCATGACGGACACGGACTTTGTCTCGGCCGTGAAAAGAAGTCTCTTCTCTCACGGAAGCCAGAAAGCCACGGATATCATGGACGCCATGCTGGGTAAGCTCTACACGGTGGTATTCGCCAAGAAACCCCCTGACACTGGCAGCAGAGCCAAGGACAAATCCGAGAGGTATTCGCTGGTCTCCGTGAAAGAGATGGGTGACCCTAAAAACCGAAACATCAACTTTGCCTCGATGAAATCCGAAGGGaaattgagggaaaaaatatGCTCTCATTCACCCAAACCAGAGACGGAGAAGAGCTGTGCCGAAACTCTGGGCGAGCACATCATCAAAGAGGGGCTGACCCTGTGGCataaaagtcagcagaaagaaggaaaatctccAGCTTTCCAGTGTTTACCATTCGCAGCTCCCAACAAACAGTATAAACCTGCGCCAGACATTCTCCTGGGATTTCCTTTCGATCCGTGCAACCTCAGCCCCCCTCTGCAACACTTAGAGAAACCTGAGAATTTTATGTGTGATTCAGACTCCTGGGCCAAGGACCTGATCGTATCTGCCTTGCTTCTGATTCAGTACCACCTGGCCCAGGGAGGAAGCATGGATGCACAGAGCTTCCTTGAAGCTGCTGCCAGCACCAACTTACAGGCCAACAAGTCCCCTGCAGTTTCCGATGAGTCCAGCCTGAAGCCACCTCATGTGGGGGGTGACCaagaagaagcagaaaagaagGATCTAATGAGCGTTTTCTTCAACTTTATCCGGAACTTACTCAGGGAGACCATTTTCAAGAGTAACCGTAGCTCTGATCCCAAGCCAACTAAGGAGGAAGATAGCCCCCAGTGTGAAAGACCTGTAACCCCTTCTCCCATCAAATTCAGTGAAGGGGATGAGGCAGGGGGTACTTTTGCTGGGCTGACCAAGATGGTTGCTAACCAACTAGACGGCCACATGAACGGGCAGATGGTGGAGCATCTGATGGACTCGGTGATGAAGCTGTGTCTCATTATTGCCAAGTCCTGTGACTCTCCCTTGGGAGAACTGGGGGATGACAAGTCTGGGGATGCCAGCAGGCCTGTGTCCGCCTTCCCAGAGAATCTGTATGAGTGTTTACCAACCAAGGGCACAGGGACAGCAGAGACGTTGCTGCAGAACGCCTATCAAGCCATCCACAACGAACTGAGAGGCATGTCAGGACAGCCCCTGGAAGGGTGCACGGCACCCAAGGTGATTGTCAGCAACCACAACCTCACCGATACGGTTCAGAACAAGCAACTGCAAGCCGTACTTCAGTGGGTAGCCGCCTCAGAGCTCAATGTCCCTATTTTGTACTTTGCTGGTGACGATGAAGGAATCCAGGAGAAGGTAAGGAGGCAGAGTCGGGGGGAAGGGTGGAAAGGCTGATTTAGGGGTTAATGAGGGTTTCAagttcttcttctctttctgatggaAGGACAGCCACAAGGAGGGTAGAATGGGGACAGTAAGGATTTGAAGCTCCTGCCTCGTAGCAGAGATAATGGGTCATTAAAATTAGATTTAGCCTAATAAGAGGCATATCCAAGGGGAGACAGataaataagtttcttttttccgCATACGCATATTGATGAGGATGTACAGGTAAGGAACTTCCAAGAGACATGGTGAAAGAATCAGATGAAGGCCTGAGCTCAGGCTGAATTCTGGATGGGACAGCTTGGCCCAAAGAATGAGGAGCAGCAGCTGGGAAACATCCTGGAGATGTGCAGGGGAGGGGCGTGGGGGGAGAAGTGTCTAGATTTATGATCTTTTCAAGCCTGTCATTCCTCTCTTAGCTGGTGATCTAGGAGGTGTTGGGAATTTGAAGGGAAATCCGGTAAATAATACCCCTCTTCCCCTCACCCTAAGTTCTGAATCAGTTGAGAAGTAAGACTAAAAACTAAGGCAGGCAAATCAACTTACTACTTTTATTACTGGTAAAGGTAAGTGTGCCTCTGACTCCTTTTCTTCTCCCAATTTAGGCCTTGGCACTGCTCACTGAAGGGAAATTTGGGGTCCGGGGAACTTCTGTTTCTGTAGTTGCTGCTTCATGCTACTGTGGGGGAATTAAGACCatccccacaacacacacacacacacacacacacacacacacacacttcggGGTTTTGATTATTTCGTCTCACTTGAGAAAAGTGGAAAAATGGCATTTACTAATTAAGTGGGAAGGAGTGGCTCAAGAGTCTGGGATTATTTATAAAAAGTATCCATCCTCTTAGAAAccagaggatgtggaggaagagGCTCTCTCTGTTTAGTAAGTGGTATTACTAACCCTGGTAACTAGGTTACGTGGTTTAGCTGATGTCTGAGACACAGGCCTGTACTGCATCCACATGAGGCCACACACAGCCCAGGGGAGGAACTATGTGATCGGGAGACTTGCTACGCTGGCGGCCTGGGGACCAACGACATTAGCATCATCTGGGTGCTCGTTACGAATGCAGCGTCTCAGGCTCCACTCctgacctgctgaatcagaatcttcacTTTAGCAAAATCCCCAGGTGATTTGTATGCATGTTCCAGTTTGGCACAGAGGATAGAACCTGGGCTTCCAATCCTAGATTTATCCCCGAGTCCTTGCCAAGTTCTGTCTCTTGACAGTTTTTCCAGTCTGTAAAGCAGACGACTATTTTGGCACATAGCAGTCCACAGAGGGGACTATATTCACAAAAGCTTTAGACCAAtgagaaaatctaaaaagaagcATAGCTTTTATGTGTACAGTGTGTGAAAAAGGCTTTGTTCCGATGCTGTCTTTTAAGTCAACACATCACACATCACTTACGtaatactacacacacacacacacacacacacacacacacacacagagtcttaGCCCAAAGTAAAGACtcgtcttttctttctttccttccttccttcctttctttctttcttttaaggctgcaccaccTGCagtacatgaaagttcccaggctaggggtcaagtcggagctgcatctaccggcctacaccacagccacagcaatatcataTCCCagtcatgtcttcaacctacaccaaggctcatggcaacatcacatccttaacccatcaagcaaggccagggattgaacccacatcctcatggatgctagtcgggttcgttactgttgagccacgacaggaactcctcatctgtttTCTTAAACAAAGAGTGGAAGGGAAGGGGGTCAGCACACCCAAACTAATCAGTAGATTTGCATGGAGcatcagagtgtgtgtgtgtgtatacatatatatacacacacatacataatatatatatacacacatacattatatatatatatacacacacattatatatatacacacattttatatatatatatatataactttttttatggccacacctgcagaatatggaggttctcaggctagggttcaagtcagagctgtagctgctggcctatgccacagccacgacaacgtgggatctgagccacatctgcgacctacgccgcagcccaccacaaccccagatccttaactcgctgagtgaggccaggatcaaacctccatcctcatgaatgccagttttgttcataacctgctgtgccagaacGGGAACTTCCAAACATCGGAATATTTTTAAGAGTAATTGGGATGAAGATACATCAAAGAAACTACCTAAAATGAGTTGAAATTTTTTTGGGAAAAGAATTaatgtatgcaaatattttcttgctgATGTTGTGATTGATCCTGGCAACACTGGGTTGCACATGAGCCCACTTCCTTTAATAAACACGTTTGTCTCCATTTTTTAATAGGTCATATGTGCACAGTTCAAAATCCAAAGGCACAAAAAAGATGCATAGTGAAAATTAAGgactttttctcatctttatctCCCATCCTATTGCCCTCCCTGGAGAAAACCATTCTGATCAATTTATTGTTTATCTTTCTAGAAATACACATACAGAAACAAGTAGAAACtcatatatacatctttttaaagtcataaatggtattatatatattctcttctaCAACATATAGagtctttttaatggctgcttatTTATTGTATGAAGGTTCTGAATTTAAAAACCACTCTCCTATGGATGGACATTTCTTTTACCAATATTTTGCAACCATAAGCAACTCTGCGTGCACAGATTCAAGTGTATCTGTATATGTTCTTGTAGATTTGATATATATTCCCTGAATGCCTTTCATAGAGCTTGCACCAGTTTGCACACCTACTCATGGGAGTGCCTCTTTCCCACAGTTTAACCAACAGTCCACGCCAAACTTTTGATCTTTGCCAAGTGTTGCTTTACTTTGCACTTTTATATTAGACGTGAGGGTGAATATCTTTTCAGATGTTTAAGAGCCATTTGAATATCCTTTTTCATGGACAAATTGTAACTGctgtccatttttctgttgagttgttggtctttttcttcttgatctttttcttcttgatctgTGAGTTTTATTTTACAAGGAAATTAGCCTCTGATATTAAGttcaaatttttattatctgtcttttgattgatgttttgtgttgtttcatttttttccctacacaatttttaaaatgtttgtgtagTCAAGTGTGACATTTTACCTTCTATTTTTCCTGgattttgtgtcatattttggaaaacattctCCACTACAAGATATTAACAGAACCtcctcatgttttcttctagtgctGTTAGATGATTTCTAAAAAGATGTTTTAGacattgatccattttgaattcatttttacgTAAGATATGATGTAGGGAAAtgatctcttatttttttccagatagcttcctctgcctttttttctttcctgagttttcTGTTCTATCCATTGAATCATTCATCTGTTCTTACTACTTTAATCCtattttaatagtatatttttttaatagcatgttgttttaATCACTGTAATTCTGTGTTTTGATGTCTAATAGGACTAGCGACTCTTTATTCCTCTGTCTCAGGATTTGCTAAGCTACATTTGTCGGTTTCACCATCAGCCACAGGCAGCCATCAGCCTGCTTCTGAGCACCACAAGTGTGCCTCTCTGACATCCTATAAAACAGTGCTGTAAAACATGTAACATAAGGTTTTCGAGGTTTTCCCGTGCATCAGCAGTTCATTCTTTATATTGGTGAACAGTATTTCATTAGACATGTTTTCCTATCCATTcaccagctgatggacatttgggtgtttCCACTTTTTTGCTGTTATGCATAGGGCTGCTGAGAGCATTCATACAAGTTAGTCTgtgtgtggacatacattttcatttcttttgagtaacAAGGAGTGTAATTGCTGCATCTTTTGGTAAATAGTTTCTTAAGaaacaaactgttttccaaaatggctgtaccattCTACATCCCTCCTGGCAATTGACATCGGTGTCAGTGTCTACATTCTCATCAGTatcattctttttgaaaaaaaagatcGCTGTTAAAATGGTTTCTGACTGTGGATTTAATTTGACATACACACATTAAATTGACTGaagatgttgaatatctttttatgtgctcaCTAGCCATTCATGTATATCCTTTGGCAAGTTGTCTCTGTAAATCCTTTGCCTATATTTTGCCTGGGTTTTTATAAAATTACAACAATTCTTTATGtcttctggatacaagtcctttatcagatatatatgatttataaatattttctctcagtctctaGCTTGTCCTTTTACTTAATGGAGTGtttcacagagcaaaagtttttaatgagGACGTCTAATTTATCACTTTCTGCTTTTATTGCTTGTaattttgatgtcatatctaatAAATCTTTGCCTAACCCCGTGGTTCTCAACTGGAGGCAGTTTTGCCCCCAAGGGACAATTGGCCAATGTCCGGAGACACATTTTGCTGTCACAACTAGGAAGGGGGTGCTACTAGAGTCTACTGGGGAGAGAacagggatgctgctgaacacCCTGCAGTGCACAGGACGGCCCCCAGCAAAGGGTTATCTGTCCAGAAGGTCGATAGTCCTGGACTGAGAAACCCTGACCTAGTagccaaggtcatgaagatttccTCCTTTATCTTCTAAATTATAGTTTCAAccaccccccccaccttttttttttttttttttttgctttttagggccgaattcgtggcacatggaggttcccaggctagggaactatagatgccagccacaaccacagccacagcaacacaggagccaagccgtgtctgcgacctacacccagctcatggcaatgccagatccttaacccactgagtgaggccagagatcaaacctgaaacctcatggttcctagtcagattcctttccactgtgccacaatgggaactccgtaaaaaCATATTCCGCAGTACTGAGGCAAATCATTTAGAGTTTATACTGAGATTTTTACTGTTTCTGTTGTTCTTTGTTCATTCCTGATGTTCCCAGTTTCCTTCCAATACCATTTATCTTTTGTCTGAAGAACCGGGCAttgagttcttttattttttttttaattttttttttttttttttgtcttttgtcttttttgtctttttgctgctgttgttgttgttgttgctatttcttgggccgctccctcggcatatggaggttcccaggccaggggttgaatcggagctgtagccaccggcctacgccagagccacagcaacgcaggatccgtgccgcgtctgcaacctacaccacagctcacggcaacgccggatcgttaacccactgagcaagggcagggactgaacccgcaacctcatggttcctagtcggattcgttaaccactgcgccacgacgggaactcccgagttcTTTTAATTTAATCTGAGTCTTTCTTCATTTGTCCTTTATTCCTAAAGTATATTTTCTGGGCATAGAATTATGGTTTGACAGCTACTTTCTTTTAATGCTTAAAAATGTTGTTTtgaggttccctggtggcatggcaggttaaggatccagcattttcactgctctgcctcaagttgctgctgtggcatgggttcagtccttggccctggaacttccacagtTGAGGGTGcaactaaaaaaaagagaaaaatgttgtttcacctcctccatcctctgtggtttctgatgagaaatctgcagTCATTTGAATTGTTATTCTCttataaataatgtaatatttttctccagcttttagatttttttttcttttcctttagttttcaGCAATTTGATTATGACAGGTCTCAGACGGGTTCATTTGATTATGAACTTTCTTTGGGTTCATTTTATTTCAGGTTCACTGAGCTTCTTGAATTTGTCCATCTGTCTTTTGGCAAATTGGGGAATCTTTcatctattatttcttcaagttgTTTCTGAACCagcctttttctcctttccttctgggatTCTGGAGACATA
Above is a window of Sus scrofa isolate TJ Tabasco breed Duroc chromosome 5, Sscrofa11.1, whole genome shotgun sequence DNA encoding:
- the AKAP3 gene encoding A-kinase anchor protein 3 isoform X7, with the protein product MSFRRRKCTLLGMDSTPAEASTDPIRVLSWLRRDLEKSTAGFQDVRFKPGESSFGGEMVNWTDPHKGFCVDYYNTTAKGNPGRLHFEMTHRENPSQGPSAQVGNGSSVDEVSFYANRLTNLVIAMARKEINERIDGFEKKCVHQSVYLGEEPAPNKSLSKVASELVNETVSTCSNNATSDKTPGSGDRASGSSQNAPNLKYKSTLKIKESTKGSRGPDDRPASKKSFFYKEVFESRNAGDATEGGRSLPAERKMFRGQERPDDFTTCVSQGIMTYANSVVSDMMVSIMKTLKIQVKDTTIATILLKKVLIRHAKEVVSDLIDSFMKNLHNVTGTLMTDTDFVSAVKRSLFSHGSQKATDIMDAMLGKLYTVVFAKKPPDTGSRAKDKSERYSLVSVKEMGDPKNRNINFASMKSEGKLREKICSHSPKPETEKSCAETLGEHIIKEGLTLWHKSQQKEGKSPAFQCLPFAAPNKQYKPAPDILLGFPFDPCNLSPPLQHLEKPENFMCDSDSWAKDLIVSALLLIQYHLAQGGSMDAQSFLEAAASTNLQANKSPAVSDESSLKPPHVGGDQEEAEKKDLMSVFFNFIRNLLRETIFKSNRSSDPKPTKEEDSPQCERPVTPSPIKFSEGDEAGGTFAGLTKMVANQLDGHMNGQMVEHLMDSVMKLCLIIAKSCDSPLGELGDDKSGDASRPVSAFPENLYECLPTKGTGTAETLLQNAYQAIHNELRGMSGQPLEGCTAPKVIVSNHNLTDTVQNKQLQAVLQWVAASELNVPILYFAGDDEGIQEKLLQLSAAAVDKGRSVGEVLQSVLRYEKERQLDEAVGNVTRLQLLDWLMVNL